In Synechococcus sp. UW179A, a single genomic region encodes these proteins:
- a CDS encoding alpha/beta hydrolase, producing the protein MFTRFAAGALAAASISTLAVAAEAGTKRPVRWVSGGAVWTTKASAFAKFFSDGEITDRALQAGINNSGWTADEIQEGMTKSYDVDLVGVSRFLYSADGVKFLDDQTRSYFPYWQKKKTAVVALRSAIILDAADGEISSAGIMNQLPVDFRLNDNGSSDGAQNVCKDGLDGAQSTSLLSWYVFLPACVQANQILPAEPAPAAAPVRGLW; encoded by the coding sequence GTGTTCACCCGTTTTGCAGCCGGCGCTCTCGCCGCCGCTTCCATTTCCACTCTGGCTGTCGCCGCTGAAGCTGGCACCAAGCGCCCTGTGCGCTGGGTGTCCGGTGGTGCTGTCTGGACTACCAAAGCCTCAGCATTCGCCAAGTTCTTCAGCGATGGCGAAATTACTGACCGCGCCCTTCAAGCAGGTATCAACAACTCCGGTTGGACTGCTGATGAAATTCAAGAGGGCATGACCAAGAGCTACGACGTAGATCTTGTTGGTGTTTCTCGCTTCCTGTATTCCGCCGATGGCGTGAAGTTCCTGGACGACCAGACCCGCAGCTACTTCCCCTACTGGCAGAAGAAGAAGACTGCTGTGGTCGCCCTTCGTTCCGCCATCATCCTTGACGCCGCTGATGGAGAAATCTCCTCTGCTGGCATCATGAACCAGCTGCCCGTTGACTTCCGTCTCAACGACAACGGCTCCTCCGATGGTGCTCAGAACGTCTGTAAGGACGGTCTTGACGGTGCTCAGTCCACATCCCTTCTCTCTTGGTATGTGTTCCTGCCCGCATGTGTGCAGGCCAACCAGATCCTCCCTGCTGAGCCAGCACCTGCTGCTGCTCCCGTCCGCGGCCTCTGGTGA